Sequence from the Rhodocyclaceae bacterium genome:
GCGTCCGGTCGAGCGGATTGACCGGCCGGCTGTACAGGGGCGACTGCCGGTCCTGCGGCACCGGCCCGAGGTCGTCGAGCGGGCGTCCACTGCCGTCGACCACTCGTCCGAGCAGCTTCTCGCCGACCGCTACCTGCCGGGCCCGATCGGCCGCGCGCCGGCGCGGATAGAAATCGGCGCCGAGCCTCGGGAAGCGCCGGGTGGCGCCGTCGATCGGCATCACGATCGCGCCTGGCTCCAGCCCGAACACATCGGTCGACGGCATCAGGAACAGTCGTTCGCCGGAAAACCCGACCACCTCCGCCTCGACCCGCATGCCGGTCTGCGAATACACATAGCAGCTGCTGCCCACCGGGACCTTGAGCCCGACCGTCTCCATCACCAGCCCGGCGACCCGCGTGAGCCGGCCCGAAAGCACCCAGGGCTGCGCCTGCCGGACCGCCTGTCCGCAGTGTTCGAACAGGCGGGTCCAGCGTTCGGATGCGTGTCCCGCCGGCCACGCCGGCCGCGCCGGAACGCGGGCGCCGCTCATCGCGCCTCGCGAGGCTGGCTCGGGTCTGCCGCAGCACCGGCAGCTGGCTCGCCCGATGCGCCCGACGCGCGCTCGGGGCGCTGCGCTGGGTCGAGTTCCACCCAGCGGTCCTCTCGTCCGAGCGATGCAACCACCGCTTTCCAGCGCGATCCGACGCTCGCGTCGAGTTCGCTCGCGGCTGTCTCGATCCGACAGCCTCCGCGCTCGAGCCGCGCATCCTCGACGATACGCCACGGCGCAGGCGTGATCTGGTTGACATCGAGCACCGACCGCACGAGCGCCGCATCCTGCGGATGCAGGATCAACCGCGGGTGCTGGCTGCCCTGGGGCAGGCTGGCGATCGCCTCCCGGACCACCGGCAGCACCACTTCCGGATACACGTGCAGCGCGTGGCGCATGATCTGCCGCGAGAGTTCGACCGCCAGCCCCATCACATCGTTGGCCAGCATCTGCTCATGGTCCTCCATCACCTCGCGCATCCGGCCGAGCAGTTGGGTCAGCTCCGCGAGCTCGCGCGTGCCGGTGGCGAGGCCGCTGGCGAACCCGGCGGCATACGCCTCGGCACGCGCCTCCTCGCGGATGCGTGCGAGCTCTTCCTCCGGCGGCCTCACCGGCGGTGGCGGCACGTCCTGCGGCGAGCTGTCATTCCCCGGGGCAAGTACGTCCATGCGCCAGGCGACCACGGGAACCTGCTCGCCGGGCTGCATGCCGGACGCAGGGGACGCGCCGGACTTGCGGATGATGGTCCGTGCCATGGCGCCCGGCCGGCGTCAGCCGACCAAACCCTCTTCGCCCTTGCCGCCAAGCGCGATCTGCCCTTCGTCGGCGAGCCGGCGCACGATCTTGAGAATCTCGCGCTGCTCGGCCTCGACATCGGACAGCTTCACAGGGCCTTTCGATTCGAAATCGTCGCGCAGCATCTCGGCGGCACGCGACGACATGTTCTTGAAGATCTTCTCGCGCAGTTCGTTCGACGTGCCCTTGAGCGCGATGATCAGCGACTCGGACTGGACCTCGCGCAGCAGCAGCTGGATACCGCGGTCGTCGAGGTCGTTCAGGTTCTCGAACACGAACATCTGGTCCTCGATCTGCTGTGCGAGTTCGGCGTCATGCTCGCGCAGGGAAGCTATCACCGAGGCCTCGAGCGAAGTACCCAGGTTGTTCAGGATCTCGGCCGCCACCGTGGCGCCACCCATGGCGCTCTTCGAGAGCTTGCCGGCACCCTGCAGCAACTCGATCAGTACCTCGTTCAGTTCGCTGAGCGCGGATGGCTGTATCCCCTCGAGCGCCGCGATTCGCAGCATCACGTCGTTGCGCAGCCGCTCGACGAAATGGGTCAGCACGTCGGCCGCCTGGTCGCGCTCGAGATGGACGAGGATGGTCGCGATGACCTGCGGATGCTCGTTCTTGATCAGCTCGGCAATGGACGCACTATCCATCCACTTCAGCGCCTCGATGCCGCCGGTATCGTTGCCGCGCAGGATGCGGTCGATCACACCCGAGGCCCGTTCGGTACCGAGCGCCTTGGTCAGCACGGAGCGGATGTAGTTGTCCGAATTCAGTCCGATCGTGGTCTTCACGCCAGCCTGCTCGCGGAAGTCGCGCAGGACGCCCTCGACCTGCTCGCGCTCGACGTTCTGCAGCTCGGCCATCGCTGCGCCAAGCTTCTGCACCTCGCGCGGAGACAGGTACTTGAATACCTCCACCGCCTCCTCCTCGCCGATGGACATCAGCAGGATCGCGCTTTTCCGGATACCGTCTTCGCTCATGGCGTGATGATACTTGTCCCAGCGGTTCCGGTTCCGGTTCCGGCGCCGTCCGCCGCCCGGCAGCGGCCGGCAGTCATTCCCGGCCGACCCAGTCCTTGACCACGTTGGCGACGATCTGCGGCTCCTGCTTTGCCAGATCCTTCACCGCCTGCAGGTCAGCCTCGAACCCCCGGCCGCCGGTCCGGATGGGCGGCGCGGTGCCGGTATCCCCCTCTCCGGCGGGAGCGGCTTCAGCGGCGCTGGCAGCGGCAGCCATCGCCTGGGCGTAAGCTTCCCGCGCTGCGAGGTCGCGCTCGCCTGCCCTTGCCAGGTCGCGCAGCACCGGGCGCAGGACCATCAGGTAGACGAACAGCGCCGCCACGATGGCAGCAAGCGTCCACAGCACAGTGTTCATGTTGCCCAGCAGCCGCCGGGTGACTTCGGTGACCAGCGTCGGCCCTTCCACCTCGACACGCTCGACCTCGTTGAACGCGGCATTGACCAGATTCACGGTGTCTCCGCGCTTCTCATTGAAGCCTATCGCCTGCCGCACCAGGTTGTTCAGCTGCGCGATCTCGGCCTCGGGCAGCGGGGTGGCCTCGGCCTTGCCCTCCTTCAACTCGCGGCGGTGGTTGACCACCACCGCAGCCGAAAGCCGCCGCACTGCCCCGACCTCGGCCCGGGTATGCGTGATGGTCTTGTCGAGCTCGTAGTTGGTGGTGGCTTCCCGGTGCGTGTTGCCCGGCGAAGCTGGCTCGGCCGCCCCGCCCTTCGCAGCACCCTTGCCAGGTGCATTGAGCGGCGCGGTCGCGGTGCCGGGGGGCTGGTTAGACAGCGCCCCGGGGACCCCGCTCGCATCGCGCGGGTTGTCGCCGACGGTCTCGACCGTCTGCTGGCTGCGGATTGCCTGCTCCGGGGACGGGTTAGGCTTGTAGGTCTCGGCGGTCTGCTCGACGGTAGAGAAGTCGAGCTCGGCCGTGACCTGCGCGCGCACATTGCCGGGGCCGACGATGGGCGTGAGGATCGCCTCGATCCTGCGCACGAAATTCTGCTC
This genomic interval carries:
- a CDS encoding flagellar assembly protein FliH, giving the protein MARTIIRKSGASPASGMQPGEQVPVVAWRMDVLAPGNDSSPQDVPPPPVRPPEEELARIREEARAEAYAAGFASGLATGTRELAELTQLLGRMREVMEDHEQMLANDVMGLAVELSRQIMRHALHVYPEVVLPVVREAIASLPQGSQHPRLILHPQDAALVRSVLDVNQITPAPWRIVEDARLERGGCRIETAASELDASVGSRWKAVVASLGREDRWVELDPAQRPERASGASGEPAAGAAADPSQPREAR
- the fliG gene encoding flagellar motor switch protein FliG, which codes for MSEDGIRKSAILLMSIGEEEAVEVFKYLSPREVQKLGAAMAELQNVEREQVEGVLRDFREQAGVKTTIGLNSDNYIRSVLTKALGTERASGVIDRILRGNDTGGIEALKWMDSASIAELIKNEHPQVIATILVHLERDQAADVLTHFVERLRNDVMLRIAALEGIQPSALSELNEVLIELLQGAGKLSKSAMGGATVAAEILNNLGTSLEASVIASLREHDAELAQQIEDQMFVFENLNDLDDRGIQLLLREVQSESLIIALKGTSNELREKIFKNMSSRAAEMLRDDFESKGPVKLSDVEAEQREILKIVRRLADEGQIALGGKGEEGLVG
- the fliF gene encoding flagellar M-ring protein FliF, with translation MAQAPTSPPAPPPASTPLLQGFFRLTNVQKVVVLVGVAAAVAITVAFVSLARTPDYKVLFSNVTDRDGGAIISALQQINVPYRMSEGGGAILVPSDRVYESRLRLAQQGLPRGGSIGFELLENQRIGTSQFVEQVNFQRALEGELARTVQALGSVQAARVHLAIPRPSVFVRDQQKPSASVLVSLFPGRALDPAQLAGITHLVASSVPELAPSAVTIVDQAGNLLTQNPSAREGNAGLDAGQLKYVQAVEQNFVRRIEAILTPIVGPGNVRAQVTAELDFSTVEQTAETYKPNPSPEQAIRSQQTVETVGDNPRDASGVPGALSNQPPGTATAPLNAPGKGAAKGGAAEPASPGNTHREATTNYELDKTITHTRAEVGAVRRLSAAVVVNHRRELKEGKAEATPLPEAEIAQLNNLVRQAIGFNEKRGDTVNLVNAAFNEVERVEVEGPTLVTEVTRRLLGNMNTVLWTLAAIVAALFVYLMVLRPVLRDLARAGERDLAAREAYAQAMAAAASAAEAAPAGEGDTGTAPPIRTGGRGFEADLQAVKDLAKQEPQIVANVVKDWVGRE